The proteins below are encoded in one region of Mus caroli chromosome 10, CAROLI_EIJ_v1.1, whole genome shotgun sequence:
- the Rexo1 gene encoding RNA exonuclease 1 homolog isoform X2, whose translation MLRSTGFFRSIDCPYWAGAPGGPCRRPYCHFRHRGARGPGAPGSGGAASPAAGLGYDPYNPELPQPPVQRENGALGQGDGMLELELVNQAIEAVRGEVELEQRRYQELLETARGHSAGPSALAPCSPATSIDDDDTFSLALTYTPGGLLSPDAAYQPTPLAVPAEPGHKYSLAPSDRSQGRAAGGAGALEYVPKAVGQPRRCGRPVSGGKYVVDSSKPSTDLEYDPLSNYSARHLGRASARDERATKRPRGSRGAEPYTPALKKPCDSFGGCEARFSDSEDDVASPPKADVSSPKAGADPESKMPGKPVSKEGREHEDGGLRGTKEMAVQYDVEDLGQPPKALNTVSVVKPGSPARASQDARVPKEGKAKKKKSGTSASLSHKDKVHKKDKKKEKDPARPRGKEKVCADKKKLSASNPRGKAQGPEGTKKKPSSATTVASSGKGGSGRPSSTGPQDSGPGPRAPLAWKAGSAKKMPSGKLVERKARSLDEGAPQDTPKLKKRALSHAELFGDESEEEDSSLGAGAPRVWPPTLPSLSSDSESDSDSSLGLDETKVPKRLKAAPPASPAPPSPLSSSSSSSGASQCAEEDADYLALEKEVDFDVDPMEECLRIFNESTSVKTEDKGRLARQPPKEKAEEKTHAGLTTLFPGQKRRVSHLCKPGKEAEAPKRTPVAPPARPPTAQEVCYRRAQLAQRDSASWLQAAPRPTERLSSVHISAPGEKRRIAHVPNPRLAAAPTGAKRALSASSSQASHGPEPGSQPLKTRTLSGMASKTTTTVTPKRIAHSPSLQSLKKPVIPKEFGGKVPTVVRQRYLNLFIEECLKFCSSNQEAIEKALNEEKVAYDRSPSKNIYLNVAVNTLKKLRGLVPNTVPNLSKASGRRVVSHEVVLGGKLAAKTSFSLSRPSSPRVEELKGTALYSRLREYLLTQEQLKENGYPFPHPERPGGAVIFTAEEKKPKDPSCRICCRCGTEYLVSSSGRCVRSEECYYHWGRLRRNRVAGGWETQYMCCSAAVGSVGCQVAKQHVQDGRKENLEGFVRTFQKELPEDAHAGVFALDCEMSYTTYGLELTRVTVVDTDMQVVYDTFVKPDNEVVDYNTRFSGVTEADLVDTSITLRDVQAVLLSMFSADTILIGHSLESDLLALKVIHGTVVDTSVLFPHRLGLPYKRSLRNLMADYLRQIIQDNVDGHSSSEDASACMHLVIWKIREDAKTKR comes from the exons GGCTTGGCTATGACCCGTACAACCCAgagctgccccagcctcctgtgcAGAGGGAGAATGGTGCTCTGGGTCAAGGCGATGGcatgctggagctggagctggtcAACCAGGCCATCGAGGCCGTGCGCGGCGAGGTGGAGCTGGAGCAGAGGCGCTACCAGGAGCTCCTCGAGACTGCACGGGGGCACAGTGCTGGGCCTTCAGCCCTGGCGCCTTGCAGCCCTGCCACAAGCATAGATGACGATGACACCTTCTCATTGGCCCTAACTTACACGCCGGGTGGCCTGCTGAGCCCGGACGCTGCCTACCAGCCCACCCCATTGGCTGTTCCTGCCGAGCCAGGGCACAAGTACTCACTGGCCCCTTCAGACAGGAGTCAGGGCAGAGCTGCAGGAGGTGCTGGTGCCCTGGAGTATGTCCCCAAGGCTGTGGGCCAGCCGCGCCGCTGTGGCCGCCCTGTGTCCGGTGGCAAGTATGTGGTGGATAGTTCAAAACCTTCAACAGATCTAGAGTATGACCCACTATCCAACTACTCAGCCCGGCACCTTGGCAGGGCCAGTGCCAGGGATGAGAGGGCCACCAAGCGGCCGCGGGGCTCCAGGGGTGCTGAGCCATACACTCCTGCCCTCAAGAAGCCCTGTGACTCCTTCGGTGGCTGTGAGGCcaggttctcagactctgaaGATGATGTGGCCAGCCCCCCAAAGGCTGATGTTAGCAGCCCCAAGGCTGGAGCTGACCCTGAAAGCAAGATGCCTGGGAAGCCTGTCTCCAAGGAGGGCAGAGAGCATGAGGACGGTGGCCTGCGGGGCACAAAGGAGATGGCTGTGCAGTATGACGTGGAAGACCTTGGGCAGCCCCCCAAAGCACTAAACACAGTGTCTGTGGTCAAGCCTGGCTCCCCAGCCAGGGCCTCTCAAGATGCTAGGGTCCCCAAGGAAGGTAaagccaaaaagaagaaaagtgggaCATCAGCCAGCCTCAGCCACAAGGACAAGGTCcacaagaaagacaaaaagaaagagaaagacccaGCCAGGCCCCGAGGGAAGGAAAAGGTATGTGCGGACAAAAAGAAGCTGTCAGCCAGTAACCCCAGGGGGAAGGCCCAGGGGCCTGAAGGGACCAAGAAAAAGCCATCCTCTGCGACCACAGTGGCCAGCTCAGGGAAAGGGGGGTCAGGCCGCCCCTCCAGCACGGGACCCCAGGACTCTGGGCCTGGTCCCCGTGCACCACTGGCCTGGAAAGCTGGTAGTGCAAAGAAGATGCCATCAGGGAAGTTGGTGGAACGCAAGGCCCGCTCCCTGGATGAAGGAGCTCCCCAGGACACCCCTAAGCTCAAGAAACGGGCCCTGAGCCATGCTGAACTATTTGGGGatgagagtgaggaggaggacTCAAGCCTGGGAGCGGGAGCACCCCGGGTCTGGCCCCCAACCCTGCCCAGCCTTAGCTCAGACTCAGAATCAGACTCCGACTCCAGCCTGGGCCTGGACGAGACAAAGGTGCCCAAGCGTCTCAAGGCCGCGCCGCCCGCATCCCCCGCGCCGCCCTCCCCATTgtcgtcctcctcctcgtcctcgggAGCCAGCCAGTGTGCAGAGGAGGATGCGGACTACTTGGCCCTGGAGAAGGAGGTGGACTTCGATGTGGACCCTATGGAGGAGTGCCTGCGGATCTTCAACGAGTCCACCAGCGTGAAGACGGAGGACAAGGGCCGGCTGGCCCGGCAG cCACCCAAGGAGAAGGCTGAGGAGAAGACACATGCGGGCCTGACCACTTTGTTCCCGGGGCAGAAGAGGAGGGTCTCACACCTTTGCAAGCCAGGCAAGGAG GCAGAGGCCCCAAAGAGGACCCCCGTGGCTCCCCCAGCACGGCCCCCGACTGCTCAGGAGGTGTGCTACCGGCGAGCACAGCTAGCACAGAGGGACTCGGCCAGTTGGCTACAGGCCGCCCCGCGGCCAACTGAGAGGCTCTCCTCCGTGCACATCTCAGCGCCCGGGGAGAAGAGGAGGATTGCTCACGTACCCAACCCCCGACTGGCTGCTG CCCCCACAGGTGCCAAGAGGGCGCTCTCTGCCAGCAGCAGCCAGGCGTCCCACGGCCCCGAACCTGGCAGCCAGCCACTGAAGACACGCACATTGTCAGGGATGGCATCTAAGACAACCACCACCGTCACCCCCAAGCGCATCGCCCACAGCCCATCACTCCAG AGTCTAAAGAAGCCCGTTATCCCAAAAGAATTTGGCGGCAAGGTTCCCACTGTGGTCCGCCAGCGCTATCTCAACCTGTTCATTGAGGAGTGTCTCAAGTTCTGTTCGTCCAACCAGGAGGCCATTGAGAAG GCCCTGAATGAGGAAAAGGTGGCGTATGACCGCAGTCCCAGCAAGAACATATACCTGAACGTGGCCGTGAACACCCTTAAGAAGCTAAGGGGCCTGGTCCCCAACACCGTGCCCAACCTCAGCA AAGCCAGTGGCCGCAGGGTTGTGTCCCATGAGGTTGTACTGGGGGGCAAATTGGCAGCCAAAACCAGCTTCTCACTGAGCCGCCCCAGCAGCCCACGGGTAGAGGAGCTGAAAG GGACTGCCCTGTACAGCCGCCTCAGGGAGTACCTGCTCACTCAGGAGCAGCTGAAGGAGAATGGCTACCCCTTCCCTCACCCAGAGCGCCCAGGGGGTGCTGTCATCTTCACAGCCGAGGAGAAGAAACCCAAGGACC CCTCCTGCAGAATTTGCTGTCGCTGTGGCACAGAGTACCTTGTGTCCTCCTCGGGCCGCTGCGTGCGCAGTGAGGAGTGTTACTACCACTGGGGGCGGCTGCGGCGGAATCGAG TGGCTGGGGGCTGGGAGACCCAGTATATGTGCTGCTCAGCTGCCGTCGGCTCTGTAGGCTGTCAGGTTGCCAAG CAACACGTGCAGGACGGCCGGAAGGAGAACCTGGAGGGCTTTGTGCGCACCTTCCAGAAGGAGCTGCCCGAAGATGCCCATGCCGGGGTCTTTGCCCTCGACTGTGAGATG TCCTACACTACATATGGCCTGGAGCTGACCCGAGTCACAGTTGTGGACACAGACATGCAGGTCGTGTATGACACCTTTGTCAAGCCTGACAATGAAGTTGTCGACTACAACACCAG GTTCTCAGGGGTGACAGAGGCCGACCTTGTGGACACGAGCATCACGCTGCGGGACGTGCAGGCTGTCTTGCTGAGCATGTTCAGCGCTGACACCATCCTCATCGGACACAGCCTGGAGAGCGACCTGCTGGCTCTCAAGGTCATCCACGGCACAGTGGTGGACACGTCTGTGCTGTTCCCACATCGCCTGGGCCTGCCCTATAAGCGCTCCCTGCGGAACCTCATGGCTGACTACCTCAGACAGATCATCCAAGACAATG TGGACGGGCACAGCTCCAGTGAGGATGCCAGTGCCTGCATGCACCTTGTCATCTGGAAGATCCGAGAAGATGCCAAGACCAAGCGATGA
- the Rexo1 gene encoding RNA exonuclease 1 homolog isoform X1 has protein sequence MLRSTGFFRSIDCPYWAGAPGGPCRRPYCHFRHRGARGPGAPGSGGAASPAAGLGYDPYNPELPQPPVQRENGALGQGDGMLELELVNQAIEAVRGEVELEQRRYQELLETARGHSAGPSALAPCSPATSIDDDDTFSLALTYTPGGLLSPDAAYQPTPLAVPAEPGHKYSLAPSDRSQGRAAGGAGALEYVPKAVGQPRRCGRPVSGGKYVVDSSKPSTDLEYDPLSNYSARHLGRASARDERATKRPRGSRGAEPYTPALKKPCDSFGGCEARFSDSEDDVASPPKADVSSPKAGADPESKMPGKPVSKEGREHEDGGLRGTKEMAVQYDVEDLGQPPKALNTVSVVKPGSPARASQDARVPKEGKAKKKKSGTSASLSHKDKVHKKDKKKEKDPARPRGKEKVCADKKKLSASNPRGKAQGPEGTKKKPSSATTVASSGKGGSGRPSSTGPQDSGPGPRAPLAWKAGSAKKMPSGKLVERKARSLDEGAPQDTPKLKKRALSHAELFGDESEEEDSSLGAGAPRVWPPTLPSLSSDSESDSDSSLGLDETKVPKRLKAAPPASPAPPSPLSSSSSSSGASQCAEEDADYLALEKEVDFDVDPMEECLRIFNESTSVKTEDKGRLARQPPKEKAEEKTHAGLTTLFPGQKRRVSHLCKPGKEAEAPKRTPVAPPARPPTAQEVCYRRAQLAQRDSASWLQAAPRPTERLSSVHISAPGEKRRIAHVPNPRLAAAPTGAKRALSASSSQASHGPEPGSQPLKTRTLSGMASKTTTTVTPKRIAHSPSLQSLKKPVIPKEFGGKVPTVVRQRYLNLFIEECLKFCSSNQEAIEKALNEEKVAYDRSPSKNIYLNVAVNTLKKLRGLVPNTVPNLSKASGRRVVSHEVVLGGKLAAKTSFSLSRPSSPRVEELKALTCSAPAGTALYSRLREYLLTQEQLKENGYPFPHPERPGGAVIFTAEEKKPKDPSCRICCRCGTEYLVSSSGRCVRSEECYYHWGRLRRNRVAGGWETQYMCCSAAVGSVGCQVAKQHVQDGRKENLEGFVRTFQKELPEDAHAGVFALDCEMSYTTYGLELTRVTVVDTDMQVVYDTFVKPDNEVVDYNTRFSGVTEADLVDTSITLRDVQAVLLSMFSADTILIGHSLESDLLALKVIHGTVVDTSVLFPHRLGLPYKRSLRNLMADYLRQIIQDNVDGHSSSEDASACMHLVIWKIREDAKTKR, from the exons GGCTTGGCTATGACCCGTACAACCCAgagctgccccagcctcctgtgcAGAGGGAGAATGGTGCTCTGGGTCAAGGCGATGGcatgctggagctggagctggtcAACCAGGCCATCGAGGCCGTGCGCGGCGAGGTGGAGCTGGAGCAGAGGCGCTACCAGGAGCTCCTCGAGACTGCACGGGGGCACAGTGCTGGGCCTTCAGCCCTGGCGCCTTGCAGCCCTGCCACAAGCATAGATGACGATGACACCTTCTCATTGGCCCTAACTTACACGCCGGGTGGCCTGCTGAGCCCGGACGCTGCCTACCAGCCCACCCCATTGGCTGTTCCTGCCGAGCCAGGGCACAAGTACTCACTGGCCCCTTCAGACAGGAGTCAGGGCAGAGCTGCAGGAGGTGCTGGTGCCCTGGAGTATGTCCCCAAGGCTGTGGGCCAGCCGCGCCGCTGTGGCCGCCCTGTGTCCGGTGGCAAGTATGTGGTGGATAGTTCAAAACCTTCAACAGATCTAGAGTATGACCCACTATCCAACTACTCAGCCCGGCACCTTGGCAGGGCCAGTGCCAGGGATGAGAGGGCCACCAAGCGGCCGCGGGGCTCCAGGGGTGCTGAGCCATACACTCCTGCCCTCAAGAAGCCCTGTGACTCCTTCGGTGGCTGTGAGGCcaggttctcagactctgaaGATGATGTGGCCAGCCCCCCAAAGGCTGATGTTAGCAGCCCCAAGGCTGGAGCTGACCCTGAAAGCAAGATGCCTGGGAAGCCTGTCTCCAAGGAGGGCAGAGAGCATGAGGACGGTGGCCTGCGGGGCACAAAGGAGATGGCTGTGCAGTATGACGTGGAAGACCTTGGGCAGCCCCCCAAAGCACTAAACACAGTGTCTGTGGTCAAGCCTGGCTCCCCAGCCAGGGCCTCTCAAGATGCTAGGGTCCCCAAGGAAGGTAaagccaaaaagaagaaaagtgggaCATCAGCCAGCCTCAGCCACAAGGACAAGGTCcacaagaaagacaaaaagaaagagaaagacccaGCCAGGCCCCGAGGGAAGGAAAAGGTATGTGCGGACAAAAAGAAGCTGTCAGCCAGTAACCCCAGGGGGAAGGCCCAGGGGCCTGAAGGGACCAAGAAAAAGCCATCCTCTGCGACCACAGTGGCCAGCTCAGGGAAAGGGGGGTCAGGCCGCCCCTCCAGCACGGGACCCCAGGACTCTGGGCCTGGTCCCCGTGCACCACTGGCCTGGAAAGCTGGTAGTGCAAAGAAGATGCCATCAGGGAAGTTGGTGGAACGCAAGGCCCGCTCCCTGGATGAAGGAGCTCCCCAGGACACCCCTAAGCTCAAGAAACGGGCCCTGAGCCATGCTGAACTATTTGGGGatgagagtgaggaggaggacTCAAGCCTGGGAGCGGGAGCACCCCGGGTCTGGCCCCCAACCCTGCCCAGCCTTAGCTCAGACTCAGAATCAGACTCCGACTCCAGCCTGGGCCTGGACGAGACAAAGGTGCCCAAGCGTCTCAAGGCCGCGCCGCCCGCATCCCCCGCGCCGCCCTCCCCATTgtcgtcctcctcctcgtcctcgggAGCCAGCCAGTGTGCAGAGGAGGATGCGGACTACTTGGCCCTGGAGAAGGAGGTGGACTTCGATGTGGACCCTATGGAGGAGTGCCTGCGGATCTTCAACGAGTCCACCAGCGTGAAGACGGAGGACAAGGGCCGGCTGGCCCGGCAG cCACCCAAGGAGAAGGCTGAGGAGAAGACACATGCGGGCCTGACCACTTTGTTCCCGGGGCAGAAGAGGAGGGTCTCACACCTTTGCAAGCCAGGCAAGGAG GCAGAGGCCCCAAAGAGGACCCCCGTGGCTCCCCCAGCACGGCCCCCGACTGCTCAGGAGGTGTGCTACCGGCGAGCACAGCTAGCACAGAGGGACTCGGCCAGTTGGCTACAGGCCGCCCCGCGGCCAACTGAGAGGCTCTCCTCCGTGCACATCTCAGCGCCCGGGGAGAAGAGGAGGATTGCTCACGTACCCAACCCCCGACTGGCTGCTG CCCCCACAGGTGCCAAGAGGGCGCTCTCTGCCAGCAGCAGCCAGGCGTCCCACGGCCCCGAACCTGGCAGCCAGCCACTGAAGACACGCACATTGTCAGGGATGGCATCTAAGACAACCACCACCGTCACCCCCAAGCGCATCGCCCACAGCCCATCACTCCAG AGTCTAAAGAAGCCCGTTATCCCAAAAGAATTTGGCGGCAAGGTTCCCACTGTGGTCCGCCAGCGCTATCTCAACCTGTTCATTGAGGAGTGTCTCAAGTTCTGTTCGTCCAACCAGGAGGCCATTGAGAAG GCCCTGAATGAGGAAAAGGTGGCGTATGACCGCAGTCCCAGCAAGAACATATACCTGAACGTGGCCGTGAACACCCTTAAGAAGCTAAGGGGCCTGGTCCCCAACACCGTGCCCAACCTCAGCA AAGCCAGTGGCCGCAGGGTTGTGTCCCATGAGGTTGTACTGGGGGGCAAATTGGCAGCCAAAACCAGCTTCTCACTGAGCCGCCCCAGCAGCCCACGGGTAGAGGAGCTGAAAG CACTGACATGCAGTGCCCCTGCAGGGACTGCCCTGTACAGCCGCCTCAGGGAGTACCTGCTCACTCAGGAGCAGCTGAAGGAGAATGGCTACCCCTTCCCTCACCCAGAGCGCCCAGGGGGTGCTGTCATCTTCACAGCCGAGGAGAAGAAACCCAAGGACC CCTCCTGCAGAATTTGCTGTCGCTGTGGCACAGAGTACCTTGTGTCCTCCTCGGGCCGCTGCGTGCGCAGTGAGGAGTGTTACTACCACTGGGGGCGGCTGCGGCGGAATCGAG TGGCTGGGGGCTGGGAGACCCAGTATATGTGCTGCTCAGCTGCCGTCGGCTCTGTAGGCTGTCAGGTTGCCAAG CAACACGTGCAGGACGGCCGGAAGGAGAACCTGGAGGGCTTTGTGCGCACCTTCCAGAAGGAGCTGCCCGAAGATGCCCATGCCGGGGTCTTTGCCCTCGACTGTGAGATG TCCTACACTACATATGGCCTGGAGCTGACCCGAGTCACAGTTGTGGACACAGACATGCAGGTCGTGTATGACACCTTTGTCAAGCCTGACAATGAAGTTGTCGACTACAACACCAG GTTCTCAGGGGTGACAGAGGCCGACCTTGTGGACACGAGCATCACGCTGCGGGACGTGCAGGCTGTCTTGCTGAGCATGTTCAGCGCTGACACCATCCTCATCGGACACAGCCTGGAGAGCGACCTGCTGGCTCTCAAGGTCATCCACGGCACAGTGGTGGACACGTCTGTGCTGTTCCCACATCGCCTGGGCCTGCCCTATAAGCGCTCCCTGCGGAACCTCATGGCTGACTACCTCAGACAGATCATCCAAGACAATG TGGACGGGCACAGCTCCAGTGAGGATGCCAGTGCCTGCATGCACCTTGTCATCTGGAAGATCCGAGAAGATGCCAAGACCAAGCGATGA